A window of Oncorhynchus nerka isolate Pitt River linkage group LG4, Oner_Uvic_2.0, whole genome shotgun sequence contains these coding sequences:
- the st8sia5 gene encoding alpha-2,8-sialyltransferase 8E isoform X1, whose product MLRRRMGYSDPTSGRDLLGNRSLCFIFICAFGLVTLLQQILYGKNYIKSAQQFSRLKGDETGNWTGPVNFSDDGSLKPARNGKKRCFRQNFQPDSQISVIVTPCLADIKKKKKRSQRYLDSYDGSYDYNSTACKELRQEIMDVKVLTMVKTSELFERWRNLQVCKWQQNMVETNNFKMSLSRCCNAPSFLFTTKRNTPAGTKLRYEVDTSGILPITTEVFKMFPDDMPYSKSQFKKCAVVGNGGIIKNSKCGKEIDSADFVFRCNIPPISEKYSADVGSKTDLVTINPSIITERFQKLEKWRRPFYEVLQNYENSSVVLPAFYNTRNTDVSFRVKYMLDDFDSQRGVFFFHPQYLLNVQRFWGVQGVRAKRLSSGLMLVTAAMELCEEVHLYGFWAFPMNPSGIFITHHYYDNVKPRPGFHAMPHEIFNFLHMHTRGILHVHSGACT is encoded by the exons ATGCTGCGCCGAAGAATGGGATACTCCGACCCTACGTCGGGTAGAGATTTACTCGGCAATAGGTCGCTTTGTTTTATATTCATTTGCGCATTTGGACTGGTTACACTTTTACAACAGATTCTTTATGGCAAAAACTACATTAAAAG TGCGCAACAGTTTAGCCGACTCAAAGGAGACGAGACAGGAAATTGGACCGGCCCTGTTAATTTCTCGGATGATGGATCTCTGAAGCCTGCCAGAAATGGGAAGAAAAG ATGTTTCCGTCAGAATTTTCAGCCAGATTCACAGATCTCCGTAATAGTCACACCCTGCCTAGCCGAtattaagaagaaaaaaaaacgctCGCAAAG GTATCTGGATTCATACGATGGATCCTATGACTACAACTCCACTGCATGTAAAGAGCTCAGACAGGAGATTATGGATGTCAAAGTCCTGACCAT GGTGAAGACGTCGGAGCTGTTTGAGAGATGGAGGAACCTGCAGGTGTGCAAGTGGCAGCAGAACATGGTGGAGACCAACAACTTCAA GATGTCTCTGTCGCGTTGCTGTAATGCACCCTCCTTCTTGTTCACCACCAAGAGGAACACCCCAGCAGGCACCAAGCTGAGGTATGAGGTGGACACCAGTGGCATCCTGCCCATCACTACTGAGGTCTTCAAGATGTTCCCCGAC GACATGCCGTACTCCAAGTCCCAGTTCAAGAAATGTGCTGTTGTTGGAAACGGAGGAATCATCAAGAACAGCAAATGTGGGAAGGAAATTGACTCAGCAGATTTTGTGTTTAG ATGCAACATACCACCCATCAGCGAGAAGTATTCTGCTGATGTAGGCTCCAAAACAGATCTGGTGACGATTAATCCAAGTATTATAACAGAGAG gttCCAGAAGCTAGAGAAGTGGCGGCGGCCATTTTATGAGGTTCTTCAGAACTATGAGAACTCGTCGGTGGTCCTACCCGCCTTCTACAACACGCGTAACACTGATGTCTCCTTCCGAGTAAAGTACATGCTGGACGACTTTGACTCCCAGAGGGGTGTGTTCTTCTTCCATCCTCAGTACCTGCTCAACGTCCAGCGCTTCTGGGGTGTCCAGGGTGTCCGCGCCAAACGCCTCAGCAGCGGCCTGATGCTGGTCACCGCCGCCATGGAACTGTGCGAGGAGGTCCACCTCTACGGCTTCTGGGCATTTCCCATGAACCCCTCAGGCATCTTCATCACGCACCATTACTACGACAACGTCAAGCCCCGCCCCGGTTTCCACGCTATGCCCCACGAGATCTTTAACTTCCTGCACATGCACACGCGAGGCATCCTCCATGTACACTCGGGAGCCTGCACGTGA
- the st8sia5 gene encoding alpha-2,8-sialyltransferase 8E isoform X2: MLRRRMGYSDPTSGRDLLGNRSLCFIFICAFGLVTLLQQILYGKNYIKSAQQFSRLKGDETGNWTGPVNFSDDGSLKPARNGKKRYLDSYDGSYDYNSTACKELRQEIMDVKVLTMVKTSELFERWRNLQVCKWQQNMVETNNFKMSLSRCCNAPSFLFTTKRNTPAGTKLRYEVDTSGILPITTEVFKMFPDDMPYSKSQFKKCAVVGNGGIIKNSKCGKEIDSADFVFRCNIPPISEKYSADVGSKTDLVTINPSIITERFQKLEKWRRPFYEVLQNYENSSVVLPAFYNTRNTDVSFRVKYMLDDFDSQRGVFFFHPQYLLNVQRFWGVQGVRAKRLSSGLMLVTAAMELCEEVHLYGFWAFPMNPSGIFITHHYYDNVKPRPGFHAMPHEIFNFLHMHTRGILHVHSGACT, translated from the exons ATGCTGCGCCGAAGAATGGGATACTCCGACCCTACGTCGGGTAGAGATTTACTCGGCAATAGGTCGCTTTGTTTTATATTCATTTGCGCATTTGGACTGGTTACACTTTTACAACAGATTCTTTATGGCAAAAACTACATTAAAAG TGCGCAACAGTTTAGCCGACTCAAAGGAGACGAGACAGGAAATTGGACCGGCCCTGTTAATTTCTCGGATGATGGATCTCTGAAGCCTGCCAGAAATGGGAAGAAAAG GTATCTGGATTCATACGATGGATCCTATGACTACAACTCCACTGCATGTAAAGAGCTCAGACAGGAGATTATGGATGTCAAAGTCCTGACCAT GGTGAAGACGTCGGAGCTGTTTGAGAGATGGAGGAACCTGCAGGTGTGCAAGTGGCAGCAGAACATGGTGGAGACCAACAACTTCAA GATGTCTCTGTCGCGTTGCTGTAATGCACCCTCCTTCTTGTTCACCACCAAGAGGAACACCCCAGCAGGCACCAAGCTGAGGTATGAGGTGGACACCAGTGGCATCCTGCCCATCACTACTGAGGTCTTCAAGATGTTCCCCGAC GACATGCCGTACTCCAAGTCCCAGTTCAAGAAATGTGCTGTTGTTGGAAACGGAGGAATCATCAAGAACAGCAAATGTGGGAAGGAAATTGACTCAGCAGATTTTGTGTTTAG ATGCAACATACCACCCATCAGCGAGAAGTATTCTGCTGATGTAGGCTCCAAAACAGATCTGGTGACGATTAATCCAAGTATTATAACAGAGAG gttCCAGAAGCTAGAGAAGTGGCGGCGGCCATTTTATGAGGTTCTTCAGAACTATGAGAACTCGTCGGTGGTCCTACCCGCCTTCTACAACACGCGTAACACTGATGTCTCCTTCCGAGTAAAGTACATGCTGGACGACTTTGACTCCCAGAGGGGTGTGTTCTTCTTCCATCCTCAGTACCTGCTCAACGTCCAGCGCTTCTGGGGTGTCCAGGGTGTCCGCGCCAAACGCCTCAGCAGCGGCCTGATGCTGGTCACCGCCGCCATGGAACTGTGCGAGGAGGTCCACCTCTACGGCTTCTGGGCATTTCCCATGAACCCCTCAGGCATCTTCATCACGCACCATTACTACGACAACGTCAAGCCCCGCCCCGGTTTCCACGCTATGCCCCACGAGATCTTTAACTTCCTGCACATGCACACGCGAGGCATCCTCCATGTACACTCGGGAGCCTGCACGTGA
- the st8sia5 gene encoding alpha-2,8-sialyltransferase 8E isoform X3 — MLRRRMGYSDPTSGRDLLGNRSLCFIFICAFGLVTLLQQILYGKNYIKRYLDSYDGSYDYNSTACKELRQEIMDVKVLTMVKTSELFERWRNLQVCKWQQNMVETNNFKMSLSRCCNAPSFLFTTKRNTPAGTKLRYEVDTSGILPITTEVFKMFPDDMPYSKSQFKKCAVVGNGGIIKNSKCGKEIDSADFVFRCNIPPISEKYSADVGSKTDLVTINPSIITERFQKLEKWRRPFYEVLQNYENSSVVLPAFYNTRNTDVSFRVKYMLDDFDSQRGVFFFHPQYLLNVQRFWGVQGVRAKRLSSGLMLVTAAMELCEEVHLYGFWAFPMNPSGIFITHHYYDNVKPRPGFHAMPHEIFNFLHMHTRGILHVHSGACT, encoded by the exons ATGCTGCGCCGAAGAATGGGATACTCCGACCCTACGTCGGGTAGAGATTTACTCGGCAATAGGTCGCTTTGTTTTATATTCATTTGCGCATTTGGACTGGTTACACTTTTACAACAGATTCTTTATGGCAAAAACTACATTAAAAG GTATCTGGATTCATACGATGGATCCTATGACTACAACTCCACTGCATGTAAAGAGCTCAGACAGGAGATTATGGATGTCAAAGTCCTGACCAT GGTGAAGACGTCGGAGCTGTTTGAGAGATGGAGGAACCTGCAGGTGTGCAAGTGGCAGCAGAACATGGTGGAGACCAACAACTTCAA GATGTCTCTGTCGCGTTGCTGTAATGCACCCTCCTTCTTGTTCACCACCAAGAGGAACACCCCAGCAGGCACCAAGCTGAGGTATGAGGTGGACACCAGTGGCATCCTGCCCATCACTACTGAGGTCTTCAAGATGTTCCCCGAC GACATGCCGTACTCCAAGTCCCAGTTCAAGAAATGTGCTGTTGTTGGAAACGGAGGAATCATCAAGAACAGCAAATGTGGGAAGGAAATTGACTCAGCAGATTTTGTGTTTAG ATGCAACATACCACCCATCAGCGAGAAGTATTCTGCTGATGTAGGCTCCAAAACAGATCTGGTGACGATTAATCCAAGTATTATAACAGAGAG gttCCAGAAGCTAGAGAAGTGGCGGCGGCCATTTTATGAGGTTCTTCAGAACTATGAGAACTCGTCGGTGGTCCTACCCGCCTTCTACAACACGCGTAACACTGATGTCTCCTTCCGAGTAAAGTACATGCTGGACGACTTTGACTCCCAGAGGGGTGTGTTCTTCTTCCATCCTCAGTACCTGCTCAACGTCCAGCGCTTCTGGGGTGTCCAGGGTGTCCGCGCCAAACGCCTCAGCAGCGGCCTGATGCTGGTCACCGCCGCCATGGAACTGTGCGAGGAGGTCCACCTCTACGGCTTCTGGGCATTTCCCATGAACCCCTCAGGCATCTTCATCACGCACCATTACTACGACAACGTCAAGCCCCGCCCCGGTTTCCACGCTATGCCCCACGAGATCTTTAACTTCCTGCACATGCACACGCGAGGCATCCTCCATGTACACTCGGGAGCCTGCACGTGA